A window from Bacteroidales bacterium encodes these proteins:
- a CDS encoding OmpA family protein, with amino-acid sequence MIKRITLQIILLTVISEFALGQQNVEGIYVDSLGQVYIQANMPAYFFLAPNGKKESRALITSKDPKSNPMYFDGNGIHYIKTLDAETNKMVSFKILADGIAPKISIHFKEGLYMNSPKKYIIEEGSKAEVIAKDNLSGVKSIYVSLDGSDFVNTNTILFGNGADYHVKVFAIDNVGNISDTLQFRALTSINSVVKLANIYYDTNSSRLRPESKNELNDLAQVLTEFPRIKIELRAHTDCRGDAAYNLILSEKRAEAVANYLIYKGINKNRLTSKGFGDTNPINECIKGITCSEEKHQENRRVEFKILPIK; translated from the coding sequence ATGATTAAAAGAATTACATTACAAATAATACTGCTGACTGTTATATCTGAGTTTGCCTTAGGGCAGCAAAACGTAGAGGGTATTTATGTTGATAGTTTAGGGCAAGTATATATTCAAGCAAATATGCCGGCATACTTTTTCCTTGCACCCAATGGTAAGAAGGAATCGAGAGCTCTAATCACAAGTAAGGATCCAAAATCCAACCCAATGTACTTTGATGGCAATGGTATTCACTATATCAAAACCCTAGATGCTGAAACTAATAAAATGGTTAGTTTCAAAATCCTTGCCGATGGTATCGCTCCTAAAATATCAATCCATTTCAAGGAAGGTCTTTATATGAATTCCCCTAAAAAATATATTATTGAGGAGGGTTCAAAAGCAGAGGTTATTGCAAAGGATAACCTTTCTGGGGTTAAAAGCATATATGTTTCGTTAGATGGTTCCGATTTCGTAAACACAAATACAATTTTATTCGGTAATGGGGCTGATTATCATGTAAAAGTATTCGCAATTGATAACGTTGGGAATATCAGTGACACTCTTCAATTCAGAGCATTAACTTCAATAAACTCAGTTGTTAAACTTGCTAATATATACTACGATACAAACAGTTCACGTCTACGACCTGAAAGCAAAAATGAGCTCAACGATTTAGCACAGGTGCTAACGGAATTTCCTCGCATAAAAATTGAACTCCGTGCCCATACCGATTGTAGAGGAGATGCAGCATATAACCTAATTCTTTCCGAAAAACGCGCAGAGGCTGTCGCTAACTATCTTATATATAAAGGCATAAATAAAAATCGATTAACATCTAAAGGCTTTGGGGATACAAACCCCATTAACGAATGTATTAAGGGTATAACATGTTCCGAAGAGAAGCATCAGGAAAACCGAAGAGTTGAATTTAAAATTCTTCCGATAAAATAG
- the hydF gene encoding [FeFe] hydrogenase H-cluster maturation GTPase HydF: MAKGKESKPHIGIYGRRNNGKSSLINMLSGQNVAIVSDFAGTTTDPVKKSFEITGFGPVILIDTAGIDDTGELGAKRVEKTLESINHIDLAILVISANIWGEFEEMLVAEFNKTDTPFILVHSKSDIEPISSSLKDKLLQKYHGGRIIETNIKDRLCIEVLVSAIQEAIPESSYKNPTLLGDLISYGDIVLLITPIDVEAPAGRLILPQVQAIRDVLDNDAVAIVLKEREVDAFLRKTMIKPALAVTDSQIFVKADASIPKDIPLTSFSILLARFKGDFENYIKGTPKISELKDGDRILLLESCTHHVSCDDIGRVKIPRWISNFTGKKLEYEVVAGLDKLPRDIREYALVVQCGGCMITRKQIFNRLRHATDAGVPVTNYGMAIAYVQGIYQRAISPFISANASKNSYL; this comes from the coding sequence ATGGCAAAAGGTAAAGAATCTAAACCACATATTGGAATTTACGGTAGACGTAATAATGGCAAGAGTTCGCTGATTAATATGCTTTCCGGGCAAAATGTTGCTATTGTTTCAGATTTTGCTGGAACTACAACCGATCCAGTGAAGAAATCATTTGAGATTACAGGTTTTGGGCCTGTTATTCTAATTGATACTGCAGGAATAGATGATACTGGAGAGTTGGGTGCAAAGCGAGTTGAGAAGACCCTTGAATCGATAAATCATATCGATTTGGCAATACTGGTAATCTCAGCTAATATATGGGGCGAGTTCGAGGAGATGCTGGTTGCAGAGTTTAATAAAACCGATACCCCATTTATTCTTGTTCATAGCAAATCGGATATCGAACCAATAAGTAGTAGCCTTAAGGATAAATTACTTCAAAAATATCATGGGGGTAGGATAATTGAAACAAATATTAAGGATAGGTTGTGTATTGAGGTTCTGGTTTCTGCAATACAAGAGGCAATTCCAGAATCGTCCTACAAAAACCCAACGTTACTGGGCGATTTAATATCCTATGGGGATATTGTTTTGCTCATTACACCCATAGATGTTGAGGCTCCTGCTGGCAGGCTTATTCTTCCTCAAGTTCAGGCTATACGTGATGTCCTCGATAATGATGCTGTTGCAATTGTACTGAAGGAGCGTGAGGTAGATGCATTCCTTCGGAAAACAATGATAAAGCCAGCTTTAGCGGTCACTGACAGCCAGATATTTGTTAAGGCGGATGCTTCAATTCCCAAAGATATACCACTTACCAGTTTTAGCATCCTACTTGCAAGGTTTAAGGGCGATTTTGAGAATTATATCAAGGGAACTCCAAAAATTTCGGAGTTGAAGGATGGTGATAGAATACTACTCCTTGAAAGTTGCACCCACCACGTTTCTTGCGATGATATTGGACGAGTTAAAATACCTCGATGGATTAGCAATTTTACTGGTAAGAAGTTAGAGTATGAGGTTGTTGCTGGGTTGGATAAACTTCCTCGCGATATTAGAGAGTATGCGCTAGTAGTTCAGTGTGGAGGGTGCATGATTACCCGTAAGCAGATTTTTAATAGGCTTCGACATGCTACAGATGCGGGTGTTCCTGTTACAAATTATGGAATGGCAATTGCCTATGTTCAGGGTATATATCAACGTGCAATATCCCCATTTATCTCAGCGAATGCAAGTAAAAACAGCTATTTGTAG
- a CDS encoding DUF1987 domain-containing protein, translating into MEKLFIEATIDSPSLLFDGDMGIIEITGKSLPENAIVCYSPLQKLVKEYITNPQQKTIINFRLEYLNSSSAKNIVEILTALEQLPIKGYVVEIKWFYKAEDDDMLEEGEEFRRMTSIPITLEKEQ; encoded by the coding sequence ATGGAAAAACTTTTTATTGAAGCAACAATTGATTCTCCGTCTTTACTATTCGATGGCGATATGGGGATTATTGAAATAACTGGGAAATCCCTCCCCGAAAATGCTATAGTTTGTTATAGTCCACTTCAGAAATTAGTGAAAGAATATATTACTAATCCTCAACAAAAAACTATTATTAACTTTAGACTTGAGTACTTAAATTCATCATCCGCAAAGAATATTGTTGAAATATTAACTGCCCTCGAACAGTTACCGATTAAAGGTTATGTGGTTGAAATAAAATGGTTTTATAAAGCAGAAGACGATGACATGCTGGAAGAGGGTGAAGAATTTCGAAGAATGACAAGCATTCCCATTACTCTTGAAAAAGAACAATAA
- a CDS encoding class I SAM-dependent methyltransferase: MKRIFKKVNAFIKGLIILLKPHFIFGFLRKPMFFGYNTLSLSKWISKQDSKGTYNDFYTSKRDYARRYKLYQHILETKNLGDIPIDYLEFGVCQGNSFRWWVNGNKNQDSRFYGFDTFEGLPEAWGVVFRKGDMNAIIPDIDDKRVEFIKGLFQETFISFSQLHSLKSEKVKVIHLDADLFSSTLYILTSIAPYLKKGDILLFDEFNVPNHEFHAFQCFTQSYYIKTKLLGAVNNYLQVAFVVE; encoded by the coding sequence ATGAAAAGGATCTTCAAAAAGGTTAATGCTTTTATTAAGGGTTTGATAATTCTACTGAAACCTCATTTTATTTTTGGTTTTTTACGAAAACCTATGTTTTTTGGCTATAATACGTTAAGCCTTTCAAAATGGATATCTAAGCAGGATAGCAAGGGTACTTATAATGATTTTTATACAAGCAAAAGGGATTACGCCAGACGATATAAACTCTATCAGCATATTTTAGAAACTAAGAATTTAGGGGATATTCCTATTGACTACCTTGAATTTGGTGTTTGTCAAGGAAATTCCTTTCGTTGGTGGGTGAATGGGAATAAAAATCAGGATTCAAGGTTTTATGGTTTTGATACCTTCGAAGGACTTCCAGAAGCATGGGGTGTTGTATTCAGAAAAGGTGATATGAATGCCATTATTCCTGATATTGATGATAAAAGGGTTGAGTTTATTAAGGGGTTATTTCAGGAAACTTTTATATCATTTTCACAATTACACAGTTTGAAAAGCGAAAAGGTAAAGGTAATCCATCTCGATGCTGACTTATTTTCATCTACATTATATATTCTTACAAGTATTGCACCTTATCTAAAGAAGGGCGATATTCTTTTGTTTGATGAGTTTAATGTTCCAAATCACGAGTTTCATGCTTTCCAGTGTTTTACTCAATCATACTACATTAAAACAAAGTTGCTGGGGGCAGTTAATAATTATCTTCAGGTAGCATTTGTTGTTGAGTGA
- a CDS encoding DUF4412 domain-containing protein: MKARIIVLMLVTGLLIGSNQASAQIGSFLKDKAINALNKGTKKGNETEQKKKDTLHTQQPKQQNQQQSNSNPANSFMQQKMMGMMGLNNVKYEMIYNFTSSMSMEMQATDSLGKKSDKVLYTNFFDKNSKSFAMEFEGVDKQSGKKQNSLMIFDYKNWAMLILGDKGNNEKSGIAMQMAKDSSIEAQQNKPTSKTQTHPENMNYKATGRTKTIAGYSCKEYVYENTQGKGEIWATNDVIFDYSTAYGHMGGMQTLASGGTGYGLGTMMEMHFRSSRSKAQSDLVVTDIKPSNPKSINLTGYQIIGMGGQPGQGKEKRKK, from the coding sequence ATGAAAGCAAGGATTATTGTATTGATGCTTGTTACAGGATTGCTAATAGGTAGTAATCAAGCATCTGCTCAAATTGGATCTTTTCTAAAAGATAAAGCAATAAACGCTTTAAACAAAGGGACAAAAAAGGGAAATGAAACTGAGCAAAAAAAGAAAGATACCTTACACACCCAACAACCCAAACAACAAAATCAGCAGCAATCAAACTCGAATCCAGCAAATAGCTTTATGCAGCAAAAGATGATGGGAATGATGGGATTGAATAATGTTAAGTATGAAATGATTTACAATTTCACCTCTAGTATGAGTATGGAAATGCAAGCTACAGACTCCCTTGGTAAAAAATCCGATAAAGTACTTTATACTAATTTTTTTGACAAGAACAGTAAGAGTTTTGCAATGGAGTTTGAAGGCGTTGATAAACAATCGGGTAAAAAGCAAAATAGTTTGATGATATTTGATTACAAGAACTGGGCAATGCTAATTCTTGGTGATAAAGGGAACAATGAAAAAAGTGGTATAGCTATGCAGATGGCAAAGGATTCTTCAATTGAAGCGCAACAGAATAAGCCTACAAGTAAGACTCAAACCCATCCAGAGAACATGAACTATAAGGCAACTGGGCGTACCAAAACTATTGCAGGGTATAGTTGTAAGGAGTATGTTTATGAAAACACCCAAGGTAAAGGTGAAATATGGGCAACCAACGATGTTATTTTCGATTATTCAACAGCTTACGGTCACATGGGCGGTATGCAAACACTTGCCTCAGGAGGTACTGGCTATGGACTTGGAACAATGATGGAGATGCACTTTAGGAGTTCACGTTCAAAAGCCCAATCGGATCTTGTGGTTACAGATATCAAACCTTCCAACCCTAAATCTATAAATCTTACTGGGTATCAAATAATTGGAATGGGCGGACAACCAGGTCAAGGAAAAGAGAAGAGAAAGAAATAG
- a CDS encoding tetratricopeptide repeat protein, which yields MYIKLIGVIIFSGFISVVQPNYLMSQQQLSETLQKEIGENLAKAKSMELSGDYNQAGYFYNNVATTYWTNGVQKEAIANFLNVISMYEKIGNRNAIKNTYNNIGMAYTDLGDYPNALVYFEKCLVECRNINKKPEIVSSIINIANTHSLSGKYEKAIKTLEEAVIIARELNDARLLKNIYSLLAEDYEKLGNTQKSSEYFALYSAITKKIQKEEIQKKEIETKQIVDEAKSKVQVAESQKQQTQIALEENKERLDETKKNLQKTEKISNFQKIQLDMVSKERELQNVVIKNQKLIRNIFIVIIFGVLAFTGIVIYALNQKKKANILLETQNKEILEQRDMIEQQGFDLIKAVVQIEKQNKDITSSINYAKQIQEALLPTEDRLHGILPDSFVLFRPRDIVSGDFYWFTGYSGKGETNEKSHRHHIRLSNIPQNESGFIITAADCTGHGVPGAFMSMIGFNLLETISRSGVIKPNEILNELHRSIRYLLKQNHSDNRDGMDISICVIKDNGKRLEFAGAKNPLYYITDGELIQIKGDPVPIGGLQKENQREFTMHSIDITSPTYFYIFSDGYADQFGGNNECKFSSRQFKDLLLEIHKLPMAEQREILNQRILDWMGENSKQLDDIIVIGFKLGDKPIEFS from the coding sequence ATGTACATTAAATTAATAGGAGTCATAATATTCTCGGGATTTATCTCGGTTGTACAGCCAAATTACTTAATGTCGCAACAGCAACTTTCCGAAACCCTTCAAAAAGAGATTGGCGAGAATTTGGCAAAGGCCAAGTCAATGGAATTAAGTGGTGACTATAATCAGGCCGGATACTTTTATAATAACGTTGCAACAACCTATTGGACAAATGGTGTTCAAAAGGAAGCCATTGCTAATTTTTTGAACGTTATTAGCATGTATGAAAAAATTGGCAATCGGAATGCCATTAAAAACACCTATAATAACATCGGTATGGCCTATACTGATTTAGGTGATTATCCGAATGCCCTTGTTTACTTTGAAAAATGCCTGGTTGAATGTAGAAATATTAATAAAAAACCAGAAATAGTTTCTTCTATTATTAACATAGCAAACACACATTCTCTAAGTGGCAAATATGAAAAAGCCATCAAAACGCTGGAAGAAGCAGTTATTATTGCTCGTGAGCTTAATGATGCTAGGTTGCTGAAGAATATTTATTCTTTATTGGCTGAAGACTATGAAAAATTAGGAAATACCCAAAAATCTTCAGAGTATTTTGCATTGTACTCAGCAATAACTAAAAAAATTCAGAAGGAGGAAATTCAGAAAAAGGAGATTGAAACTAAGCAAATTGTGGACGAAGCTAAAAGCAAAGTTCAAGTAGCAGAGTCCCAAAAGCAACAAACCCAAATTGCACTCGAAGAGAACAAGGAGAGATTGGATGAAACCAAGAAAAATCTTCAAAAAACCGAGAAAATTTCTAATTTCCAAAAAATACAGTTGGATATGGTTAGTAAGGAGAGGGAGTTACAAAATGTAGTTATCAAAAACCAAAAACTTATTAGAAATATTTTCATTGTTATAATTTTTGGTGTACTTGCCTTTACTGGTATTGTGATATATGCATTAAACCAAAAAAAGAAGGCAAATATTCTTCTTGAAACGCAAAATAAAGAAATTTTAGAGCAAAGGGATATGATTGAACAACAGGGTTTTGATCTAATAAAAGCGGTTGTTCAAATTGAGAAACAAAACAAAGATATTACGAGTAGTATCAACTATGCAAAGCAGATCCAGGAAGCACTTCTACCTACGGAGGATAGATTACATGGCATACTTCCCGATTCATTTGTCCTCTTCAGGCCACGTGATATTGTAAGCGGTGATTTTTATTGGTTTACGGGTTATTCAGGTAAAGGCGAAACTAATGAAAAATCACACCGACATCATATACGGTTGAGCAATATTCCCCAGAATGAGAGTGGTTTTATTATCACAGCCGCTGATTGCACAGGTCATGGAGTGCCAGGTGCTTTTATGTCGATGATTGGATTTAACCTATTAGAAACCATTTCGCGCAGTGGGGTTATTAAACCAAATGAAATCCTTAATGAACTGCATAGATCTATTAGATATCTCCTAAAACAAAATCATAGTGACAATCGAGATGGCATGGATATTTCCATTTGCGTGATAAAGGATAATGGGAAACGATTAGAATTCGCAGGAGCTAAAAACCCCCTTTACTATATTACTGACGGGGAGCTAATTCAGATTAAGGGTGATCCTGTTCCAATTGGTGGACTTCAAAAGGAAAACCAACGGGAGTTCACAATGCACTCAATTGATATTACTTCTCCTACATACTTTTATATTTTTTCTGATGGTTATGCTGATCAGTTTGGAGGTAATAACGAATGCAAATTCTCATCTCGTCAATTTAAAGATTTACTGCTTGAGATTCATAAACTGCCAATGGCAGAGCAACGAGAAATACTTAATCAAAGAATATTAGATTGGATGGGTGAAAATAGCAAGCAACTTGATGATATTATCGTTATTGGTTTTAAACTTGGTGATAAACCTATTGAATTTTCGTAA
- a CDS encoding transposase encodes MEIESLLKYLLPQEIFQYFDLIEIKEEGNNVLLLQLDEKSLKPSAHSDKELVSNGFDEPIRIQDFPLRDRAVYFIVRRRKWKDKKTGKIYTTQWDLTANGTSYSKGFAAFLKELLGSLPHK; translated from the coding sequence ATGGAAATAGAATCATTATTAAAGTATTTATTGCCCCAAGAGATATTTCAGTACTTTGATTTAATTGAGATAAAGGAAGAAGGCAATAACGTTTTATTACTTCAATTGGATGAGAAGTCGCTAAAACCATCAGCTCATTCGGACAAAGAATTAGTGTCCAATGGTTTTGATGAGCCTATCCGTATTCAAGATTTTCCTTTACGAGATAGGGCTGTCTATTTTATAGTTAGGCGGCGTAAGTGGAAGGATAAAAAGACGGGCAAGATTTACACCACCCAATGGGATCTAACAGCAAACGGAACGAGTTATTCAAAAGGGTTTGCTGCTTTTTTAAAAGAGTTACTTGGATCATTACCCCATAAGTAG
- a CDS encoding DUF3078 domain-containing protein, with translation MKTVKLIAVFLCTIPYYYSIGQVTEAEKTLKTQSVDTTKGWKRGGLIGINFGQTSLTNWAAGGQNSLAANGILSLFASYKKDKNAWDNSLDIGYGILNQEGVKYTKKTDDKIDLLSKYGREAFKNFYYAALINFKTQMDVGYNYPTDSTRIKISNKFAPAYVVIALGIDYKPNAYFSIFAAPFTGKLTIVNDQSLADAGAFGVDKGENTKSEFGGYVRMIYSKNDFKGDFLKNVAFTTKVDLFSNYTKDPQNVVVNWETLIALKINKYISVNLSTQLIYDDKIKIADKKNVSKPRVQFKEILGVGFSYKF, from the coding sequence ATGAAGACTGTAAAACTCATAGCGGTTTTTCTGTGTACAATACCTTATTACTATTCAATAGGACAAGTGACTGAAGCAGAGAAAACTCTTAAAACTCAATCAGTCGATACAACTAAAGGGTGGAAAAGGGGAGGTTTAATCGGAATAAATTTTGGACAAACGTCACTAACCAATTGGGCTGCTGGAGGGCAAAATTCTTTAGCAGCAAATGGTATTCTTAGCCTTTTTGCCTCATATAAAAAAGACAAGAATGCTTGGGATAACTCACTCGATATTGGATATGGAATTCTTAATCAAGAAGGTGTAAAATACACAAAAAAAACCGACGATAAGATCGATCTGCTTTCTAAGTATGGTCGGGAGGCTTTTAAGAATTTCTATTATGCTGCGCTTATCAATTTCAAAACTCAAATGGATGTTGGTTACAACTATCCAACCGATTCAACAAGAATAAAAATATCGAATAAATTTGCCCCTGCATATGTTGTTATAGCGTTGGGTATTGACTATAAGCCAAATGCATACTTTAGTATTTTTGCTGCTCCATTTACGGGTAAACTTACAATTGTTAACGATCAAAGTTTAGCTGATGCGGGGGCTTTTGGCGTTGATAAAGGGGAAAATACAAAAAGTGAATTTGGGGGTTATGTCAGGATGATATACTCCAAAAATGATTTTAAGGGAGATTTTTTGAAAAATGTAGCTTTCACAACAAAAGTTGATTTGTTTTCAAACTACACAAAAGACCCTCAAAATGTTGTTGTGAACTGGGAAACTTTAATAGCATTAAAAATTAATAAGTACATCTCTGTAAACCTTAGTACCCAGCTAATTTACGATGATAAGATCAAGATTGCTGACAAAAAGAATGTGTCAAAACCAAGAGTACAATTCAAAGAGATTCTTGGAGTAGGATTTTCGTACAAATTCTAA
- a CDS encoding GTPase, with product MTKRNVIIIGAAGRDFHNFNTFFRDNESYNVVAFTAAQIPDIDGRKYPAELAGKLYPAGIPIFAEEELVKLIKDLKVNDCVFSYSDVPYNRVMNISSIVNAAGANFMLLGPAETMVKSTKPVIAVVATRTGCGKSQTSRKVVEHLMAQGLKVVAVRHPMPYGDLVAQKVQRFATVEDLKKHKCTVEEMEEYEPHVVRGNVIYAGVDYEAILRAAEKDPNGCDVILWDGGNNDFAFYKPDLTITVADPHRPGAEVSYYPGEVNIRLADVIVINKMDSASPEGIQIVRDNIRKTNPKAIVVDGASPIKVDDPSLIEGKRCLIVEDGPTLTHGEMKIGAGTIAARKFGASEEIDARPYLVGKLKETYAIYPNIGNILPAMGYGEQQLHDLEATINKVDCDTVIIGTPIDLNRIIKIKKPNTRVYYDLAEIGLPDLKGVLEGFVKKHNLKK from the coding sequence ATGACAAAACGTAATGTAATTATCATTGGTGCAGCCGGAAGAGATTTTCACAATTTTAACACTTTCTTCCGCGATAACGAAAGTTATAATGTTGTTGCTTTCACAGCGGCTCAAATTCCAGACATTGATGGCCGTAAATATCCAGCCGAATTAGCAGGAAAATTATATCCAGCAGGTATTCCAATCTTCGCTGAAGAAGAATTGGTTAAACTGATTAAAGATTTAAAGGTTAATGACTGTGTATTCTCATATAGCGATGTTCCTTACAATCGCGTAATGAATATTAGTTCAATTGTTAACGCAGCAGGTGCAAACTTTATGCTACTTGGACCAGCTGAAACTATGGTTAAGAGCACCAAACCTGTTATTGCTGTTGTTGCTACCCGCACAGGTTGTGGTAAATCACAAACATCTCGTAAAGTTGTTGAGCATTTAATGGCTCAAGGTTTAAAGGTGGTTGCAGTTCGTCACCCAATGCCTTACGGCGACCTTGTTGCTCAAAAAGTTCAACGTTTTGCAACTGTTGAAGATTTGAAAAAACACAAATGTACTGTTGAGGAGATGGAAGAGTACGAACCACACGTAGTACGTGGTAACGTTATCTATGCTGGTGTTGATTATGAAGCAATTCTTCGCGCTGCAGAGAAAGATCCTAACGGTTGCGATGTTATCCTTTGGGATGGCGGTAACAACGACTTCGCTTTCTACAAACCAGATTTAACTATCACTGTTGCTGACCCACACAGACCAGGTGCTGAAGTTAGCTACTATCCAGGTGAGGTTAATATTCGTTTAGCTGATGTAATCGTTATTAACAAAATGGATTCTGCATCTCCAGAAGGAATTCAAATTGTTCGTGATAACATTCGCAAAACCAATCCAAAAGCCATCGTTGTTGACGGTGCTTCTCCAATCAAAGTTGACGATCCTAGTTTAATCGAAGGTAAGCGTTGCTTAATCGTTGAAGATGGTCCAACCCTCACCCATGGTGAAATGAAGATTGGTGCTGGTACAATTGCAGCTCGCAAATTTGGTGCATCAGAGGAAATTGATGCTCGTCCATATTTAGTTGGTAAACTAAAAGAGACCTATGCAATTTATCCTAATATTGGTAATATTTTACCAGCTATGGGTTATGGTGAGCAACAACTTCACGATCTTGAAGCTACAATTAACAAGGTTGATTGCGATACAGTTATTATTGGTACTCCAATTGATCTAAACCGTATTATCAAGATTAAAAAACCTAACACTCGTGTTTACTATGATCTAGCCGAAATCGGATTACCAGATCTAAAGGGTGTTCTTGAGGGTTTTGTTAAAAAACACAATCTTAAGAAGTAA
- the mscL gene encoding large-conductance mechanosensitive channel protein MscL, giving the protein MKIVSEFKAFAMKGNVTDMAVGIIIGAAFGRIVSSMVNDIIMPPLGLLIGGVNFTELKFIMKTATDANPAVTLNYGNFLQGIFDFLIVAFAVFMVIKAMNAAKRKQEATLPASPPAPTKEQELLSEIRDLGS; this is encoded by the coding sequence ATGAAAATTGTTAGTGAGTTTAAAGCATTTGCCATGAAAGGTAATGTAACCGATATGGCTGTGGGTATAATCATTGGCGCTGCTTTTGGTAGAATTGTTTCATCAATGGTTAATGATATAATTATGCCACCTCTTGGTTTGCTTATTGGTGGTGTAAACTTTACAGAGTTAAAGTTTATTATGAAAACTGCTACAGATGCTAATCCTGCAGTAACTTTAAATTATGGCAACTTTTTGCAAGGGATATTCGATTTTTTAATTGTTGCATTTGCTGTATTCATGGTGATAAAGGCTATGAATGCTGCTAAACGAAAACAGGAGGCGACTTTACCTGCTAGTCCTCCAGCACCAACAAAGGAACAAGAACTTTTAAGCGAGATAAGGGATTTGGGGTCATGA
- a CDS encoding DDE transposase: protein MDHYPISSNSLAKFYYINGDYFGRQYKEHLSGFNGWEQKEHANDWILFPDNIGDHLSLDETSLSNGELYTILTNKAGKGKKGSLIAMVEGTSSANVIKILNKIPLKQRSRVKEVTLDMAYSMHKIVKSSFPNAHRVVDRFHVQKLAYDALQEMRIQHRWDAINEATNGMENARLNHKEYVPKLLTNGDTKKQLLARSRYLLFKSAEKWTTKQKERASILFEMYPDIKKAYGLTHSLSTIFTKTKEKGVAYTKLAKWFNDITDSGFKSFNTISATIYSNYPEILNFFDNRSTNASAESFNAKLKAFRSTLRGVNDTCFFLYRVANIYA from the coding sequence TTGGATCATTACCCCATAAGTAGCAATAGTTTAGCCAAGTTCTATTATATAAATGGCGATTACTTTGGGAGGCAATACAAGGAGCACCTGAGCGGATTTAATGGTTGGGAGCAGAAAGAGCATGCTAACGACTGGATTCTTTTTCCTGATAATATAGGAGACCATCTAAGCCTTGATGAGACAAGTCTTTCAAATGGAGAGCTGTATACAATTCTAACGAATAAAGCAGGGAAAGGGAAGAAAGGCTCATTGATTGCCATGGTTGAGGGTACTAGCTCAGCTAACGTTATAAAAATACTCAATAAGATACCTCTAAAGCAAAGAAGCAGAGTAAAAGAGGTTACCCTAGATATGGCCTACTCCATGCATAAGATTGTCAAATCATCCTTCCCGAATGCCCATCGGGTTGTTGATCGTTTTCATGTTCAAAAGCTGGCCTATGATGCGCTACAGGAGATGAGAATACAGCATCGCTGGGATGCCATTAACGAGGCTACAAATGGCATGGAGAATGCCCGGCTAAATCACAAAGAGTATGTCCCAAAACTTTTAACCAACGGGGATACCAAAAAACAACTATTGGCTCGAAGCCGATATTTGCTATTTAAATCAGCAGAGAAATGGACCACCAAGCAGAAAGAAAGGGCAAGTATACTGTTCGAAATGTACCCTGATATTAAAAAAGCATATGGTCTAACTCATAGCTTAAGTACGATATTTACAAAGACCAAAGAAAAAGGAGTAGCGTATACCAAACTTGCTAAATGGTTCAACGATATTACTGATTCTGGCTTCAAATCATTTAATACTATTTCTGCAACTATCTATTCGAATTACCCTGAAATACTAAACTTTTTTGATAATAGAAGCACTAATGCTTCTGCTGAATCGTTTAATGCAAAACTTAAAGCGTTTAGAAGTACTCTGAGAGGGGTTAATGACACATGTTTCTTTTTATATAGAGTAGCAAATATCTATGCCTAA